One window from the genome of Paramisgurnus dabryanus chromosome 20, PD_genome_1.1, whole genome shotgun sequence encodes:
- the LOC135786590 gene encoding uncharacterized protein, with protein MDMVERENVNVANAVIVSGITLSESDQHLEAWLVRYGSISRTLLVDDPTSEFHRHAIIEFAQSSAMKYLQPLLPLSIVSTSDPDVTFMVRALSSVYSPLAKDDVTTGYLAELKAIASASGKPFQEVLQEELEKMRSLSTTPELPRVSERQECPVADSQTRGLSVASLSNDRGSPAMSQRIRDHRDMTPLPSVSQMLNAEHMQTQNLSKENIVPSVGGVSSPSATGMPRQSLTMDIIDPPAVQRVVVEHVVRTSDMTAQHSSLRLRSFSGKIPRPPNEPDFETWRANVEFLLDDPSVSDLSRTRRILDSLLPPAADVIKHISPQSSPLVYLELLQSVYGSVEDGEELLAKFMTMLQNQGERPSSYLHRLQVILSATVRRGGIAESERNRYLLKQFCRGCWDSSLIANLQLERRKNNPPSFAELVVSVRTEEDRQASKEDRMRSHFGMTKQGPAPSKLRTAAHQLSAHSHEVVGGASPVTDSMRKQISEIHAQLACTKPLTHHRECSSECSVDVDVTSLQKELTALRAQVQAMEATVSRKVQNKSSEHGEISELARQIAELKAHLTVHEPCESQPGKPSVFRNPTTMSRSKQIRSEESKSVNESGLPLARPRPGYCFRCGEDAHIAVNCENEPNPAKVQIKRNQLREKQAQWDLKHIVKCPQLNSKPSL; from the coding sequence ATGGATATGGTAGAACGTGAGAATGTGAATGTAGCAAATGCAGTCATAGTCAGTGGCATTACCTTGAGTGAATCTGACCAACACTTAGAAGCATGGCTAGTGCGATATGGCAGTATTAGTCGTACCTTACTTGTTGATGACCCCACCTCTGAGTTTCATAGGCATGCCATTATTGAGTTTGCACAAAGCTCTGCAATGAAATACCTGCAGCCCTTGTTGCCTTTAAGCATTGTTAGCACTTCTGATCCAGATGTTACATTCATGGTACGTGCCTTGAGTAGTGTATATTCACCCTTAGCTAAAGATGATGTCACTACAGGGTATTTGGCAGAACTAAAGGCCATAGCTAGTGCTTCTGGAAAACCCTTTCAAGAAGTGCTCCAGGAGGAGCTAGAAAAAATGAGGTCACTTAGCACCACCCCTGAGCTTCCTAGGGTGAGCGAGAGACAAGAGTGCCCTGTAGCAGACTCTCAAACTCGAGGGCTGAGTGTTGCCAGTTTGTCTAATGACCGAGGGTCACCTGCTATGTCACAAAGAATTAGAGACCACAGAGATATGACACCCTTACCAAGTGTTTCCCAAATGTTGAATGCTGAACATATGCAAACTCAAAACCTGTCCAAGGAGAATATTGTACCTAGTGTGGGTGGAGTCAGTAGCCCCTCAGCCACAGGAATGCCACGCCAATCTCTGACCATGGATATAATAGATCCTCCTGCGGTGCAAAGAGTTGTGGTCGAACATGTGGTAAGGACGAGTGATATGACAGCCCAACATTCTTCCCTACGGCTTAGATCTTTCTCTGGAAAAATCCCACGTCCACCAAATGAACCTGACTTTGAAACATGGAGAGCAAATGTAGAATTCTTGCTCGATGATCCCTCTGTCTCAGACTTGTCCCGTACAAGAAGAATTCTAGACAGCTTACTTCCACCTGCGGCAGACGTAATCAAACATATTAGTCCACAATCATCACCCTTAGTGTATTTAGAGCTGTTACAGTCAGTCTACGGTTCTGTTGAAGATGGAGAGGAATTATTAGCAAAGTTCATGACAATGCTGCAGAATCAGGGAGAAAGGCCCTCCAGCTATTTACATAGATTACAAGTGATTTTGAGTGCCACAGTGAGAAGAGGTGGCATTGCTGAAAGTGAGCGCAATCGCTACTTGCTAAAGCAGTTCTGTCGAGGATGTTGGGATAGCAGCTTGATTGCCAACCTCCAGCTGGAAAGAAGAAAGAACAACCCACCATCCTTTGCAGAATTAGTAGTATCTGTAAGAACCGAGGAAGACAGGCAGGCTTCAAAGGAAGATCGAATGAGGAGTCATTTTGGGATGACTAAACAAGGCCCAGCCCCTTCCAAGTTACGTACTGCTGCTCATCAGTTGTCTGCTCACTCACATGAGGTAGTTGGCGGAGCATCTCCTGTAACAGACTCTATGAGAAAACAAATATCAGAAATTCATGCTCAACTTGCCTGCACAAAACCATTGACTCACCATCGTGAATGCTCATCTGAATGTTCTGTAGATGTGGATGTGACATCGTTGCAAAAAGAACTTACTGCTTTACGAGCACAAGTTCAAGCTATGGAAGCTACAGTTTCTCGGAAAGTTCAAAACAAAAGTTCAGAGCATGGAGAAATCTCAGAATTGGCAAGGCAGATTGCAGAATTAAAGGCCCACTTAACTGTCCATGAGCCTTGTGAATCTCAACCGGGAAAGCCATCTGTGTTTAGAAACCCTACCACAATGTCACGATCCAAGCAAATTAGATCGGAGGAGAGTAAATCAGTCAATGAAAGCGGATTACCTTTAGCTCGACCTCGCCCAGGCTACTGCTTTCGTTGTGGAGAAGATGCCCATATTGCCGTGAACTGTGAAAATGAGCCAAATCCTGCTAAAGTACAGATCAAACGAAACCAACTGAGAGAGAAACAAGCCCAGTGGGACCTCAAACACATAGTCAAGTGCCCACAGTTAAACTCCAAGCCGTCTCTGTAG